A region from the Hypomesus transpacificus isolate Combined female chromosome 11, fHypTra1, whole genome shotgun sequence genome encodes:
- the pprc1 gene encoding peroxisome proliferator-activated receptor gamma coactivator-related protein 1 — protein MAARWGAGEEILSACNMELFSTNTLDEEVDAPRDSMGDLGLDAAEALGTLQGCLDPSILSLFEDVPTGEGKGLDEESEATLLTALTEILDNVDDDNLSPFDTLPDSDLLSAQKGREHSPLRRLLCLSRSPPEKSSFCNSRQFSTGKSLPRSLPGSLQRSDGEEEEDGEAGSLTLSPASQQSSPGEEQLSWAGLSLPFPIALEEEDGDGLSLSLGDLVRHMHPYCMTLCMEEGKEELLPEGGILLEVVDQGEHGEPILAIPDLCLPISLAQIHGSSEAELRVPEEPAILERPELDEAITDEAAVEKASPVTQRSEVRGEKVVARRPKEETADKSPSRRKKKRKEKEAKAGLSEKAVAPVGGRVLRSTSARRAAHDLPPKPAVERSKPETKKKKSVSSLAVVSAPRADQAKPRLAVSTSTLSSPPSLKVAMPPVSKPDRLPTATAPEKLPQPVRLPPAAHAAPLPQSHSTDALSMTAVSLTEPLPPTGPQAPRDSTTPSPSEDPPTTTPEASASTTTPEAAPEPKPKPLNLQQYRLLRQQKRPVQRLEDHSTRWPSLPKAPKELCPIPCLPNPDPRDPRRPLLPQPGKNEEVEVKPAWQPMGPCAPPTPEALLAPPAYMVASSKASSAASTLVKHGSSPPTQAVPNSAAPSQPRTAPASAPSPIKAPQPTPATPALLGAPNAKPSARVQTHSPTNNKPAAPQNNTWSKTETLKASAVQPAAQTHPRGGTHSRPGASAPVVPSAAPFKTTTAPPTPTAALSSHTPPSATAAILPAWKPSATPALAPRALARAACPLAHSPGSMPMKPGAPFKATPAQQAPPKAKGPTQELIESFTTEIGIEAMDLTSLLEQFEETQAKEEQCVPEVSGRAAAVGNSRVQPVLDRTAVERVRAEDLASTAVLTPPATPPHQMWKPLAAVALLGKSRASEGPKPSSSKAIQIDARPLPSNKHRGKAPANSPAPWVDHTLACLDHDYCLPREPTSGESMSGEPGKRWNVKQQPSINIKTIELHSHTTTTAIHPPEARPACSPSPPVGMRTPPQPPQSQPLDDRTEQALGSSVLETPDASPTRLEVEASPMESSPRRGPSGRAHRGYAAASHSPSPRERKRGRSRRRGNNRSPSPASSGSESNYSEESRSRSPPKKRYRPRHSESSSSSSSCSSSRSSASRSPPRKRRHSYSSSRSGSWSRSRSPPWGRQSRPHSPSYRPGYRHTSAENSEEVKRKKQKAIEERRVVYVGRIQGTMTRKELKERFCLYGEIEECTLHFRDHGDNYGFVTYYDTKDAFTAIENGGKLRKPNELPFDLCFGGRRQFCRTSYADLDSNREYEPLPVKGKCDALDFDTLLKQAQKSLKR, from the exons ATGGCGGCGCGGTGGGGAGCAGGCGAGGAGATTTTAAGTGCCTGCAATATGGAATTGTTCTCTACAAATACACTAGACGAG GAGGTGGATGCACCCAGGGACAGTATGGGGGATCTGGGGCTGGATGCAGCAGAGGCCCTGGGCACCCTCCAGGGGTGCCTGgacccctccatcctctccctctttgaAGATGTTCCCACAGGGGAG gGTAAAGGCCTGGACGAGGAGAGCGAGGCGACCCTGCTAACTGCTCTAACAGAGATTCTGGACAACGTGGATGATGACAACCTGTCGCCGTTTGACACCCTGCCTGACTCAGACTTGCTCTCTGCTCAGAAGGGCCGGGAACACTCTCCG CTGAGGAGACTGCTGTGTCTGTCTCGCTCACCTCCAGAGAAGAGCTCTTTCTGCAACAGCAGACAGTTCTCCACTGGGAAG AGCCTGCCTAGGAGCCTGCCTGGCTCGCTCCAGCGGAGCgatggcgaggaggaggaggacggggaagctggctccctcaccctcagcccagccagccagcagtcctccccaggagaggagcagctgaGCTGGGCAGGACTGAGCCTCCCCTTCCCCATAGccctggaggaagaggacgggGACGGTTTGTCCTTGAGCCTGGGGGACCTGGTCAGACACATGCACCCCTACTGCATGACTCTGTGCATGGAGGAGGGCAAGGAGGAGTTGCTCCCAGAGGGAGGCATCCTTCTGGAAGTAGTGGACCAGGGGGAACATGGAGAACCCATCCTGGCTATTCCAGACCTgtgtctccccatctccctggcCCAGATCCACGGCTCCTCAGAAGCTGAGCTGAGGGTTCCGGAAGAGCCAGCCATCTTGGAGAGGCCAGAGCTTGACGAGGCCATAACCGACGAGGCCGCTGTTGAGAAGGCGAGTCCCGTGACCCAGAGGTCGGAGGTCAGGGGCGAGAAGGTTGTCGCAAGGAGACCCAAGGAGGAGACGGCGGACAAGAGCCCGTCTCGGAGGAAAAAGAAACGTAAAGAGAAGGAGGCAAAGGCGGGCCTCTCTGAGAAGGCGGTGGCGCCCGTGGGAGGACGTGTTCTCCGCAGCACCTCTGCCCGCCGAGCAGCCCACGACTTGCCCCCCAAACCCGCTGTGGAGAGGAGCAAACCAGagacaaagaagaaaaaaagtgtcTCTTCTCTAGCTGTTGTCTCAGCCCCCAGAGCCGACCAGGCTAAACCCCGTTTAGCGGTCAGCACCTCAACACtatcctctccccccagccttaAGGTCGCCATGCCTCCGGTGTCCAAACCTGACAGGTTGCCCACGGCAACAGCCCCTGAGAAGCTGCCCCAGCCTGTTCGTCTTCCCCCAGCTGCCCATGCAGCGCCCCTCCCCCAGTCCCATTCTACTGATGCCTTATCAATGACTGCTGTCTCTCTGACGGAGCCCCTACCCCCCACCGGCCCCCAGGCACCAAGGGACTCCACCACCCCTTCACCCAGCGAAgaccctcccaccaccacccccgaaGCCTCCGCCTCAACCACAACCCCTGAGGCAGCCCCAGAGCCAAAGCCCAAGCCTCTCAACCTCCAGCAGTACCGGCTCCTCCGCCAGCAGAAGAGGCCAGTGCAGAGGCTCGAGGACCACAGCACCAGGTGGCCCAGCCTCCCCAAAGCCCCCAAAGAGCTGTGTCCCATCCCCTGtctccctaaccctgacccccgggacccccgccgccccctcctcccccagcctgggaagaatgaagaggtggaggtgaagccTGCCTGGCAGCCCATGGGTCCTTGTGCCCCACCCACCCCCGAGGCTTTGCTTGCCCCCCCTGCCTACATGGTGGCCTCCTCTAAGGCTAGCTCTGCTGCCTCCACCCTGGTGAAGCATGGGTCCTCCCCACCCACGCAAGCTGTGCCAAACTCAGCCGCCCCCTCCCAGCCTCGTACAGCTCCTGCCTCGGCACCCAGTCCCATCAAGGCTCCACAGCCGACCCCAGCCACTCCGGCCCTGCTCGGCGCACCCAACGCCAAGCCTTCGGCCCGCGTGCAGACCCATAGTCCTACGAACAACAAGCCTGCGGCGCCACAGAACAACACCTGGTCAAAAACGGAAACCTTGAAGGCCTCCGCTGTCCAGCCAGCTGCCCAGACTCACCCCAGGGGtgggacccattctcggcctGGGGCCTCGGCCCCTGTGGTCCCCAGCGCTGCCCCATTCAAAACCActacagccccccccacccctaccgcTGCTTTGTCTTCACACACCCCTCCCAGCGCCACTGCTGCTATCCTGCCTGCCTGGAAGCCTTCCGCCACCCCAGCCTTGGCCCCCAGGGCCCTGGCCCGGGCGGCCTGCCCCTTGGCCCACTCTCCTGGCTCTATGCCTATGAAGCCTGGGGCTCCATTTAAGGCCACCCCAGCCCAGCAGGCTCCTCCTAAGGCCAAGGGCCCCACTCAGGAGCTGATTGAGTCCTTTACCACTGAGATTG GTATTGAAGCGATGGATCTGACCAGTCTGTTGGAGCAGTTTGAGGAGACCCAAG ccaAAGAGGAGCAGTGTGTTCCGGAGGTCTCTGGTAGAGCAGCCGCTGTAGGAAACTCTAG GGTGCAGCCAGTTCTTGACAGGACTGCTGTGGAGCGCGTGAGAGCCGAGGACCTGGCCAGCACCGCAG TCTTGACTCCTCCAgccaccccccctcaccagaTGTGGAAGCCCCTGGCTGCTGTGGCCCTCCTGGGGAAGAGCAGGGCCTCCGAGGGCCCCAAGCCTTCCTCCTCCAAGGCCATCCAGATTGACGCGCGGCCCCTGCCCTCCAACAAGCACCGTGGCAAGGCCCCGGCCAACTCCCCTGCCCCCTGGGTGGATCACACCCTGGCCTGCCTGGACCACGATTACTGCCTGCCCAGGGAGCCCACGAGTGGGGAGTCCATGAGCGGGGAGCCAGGCAAGCGCTGGAACGTCAAACAGCAGCCCTCCATCAACATCAAGACCATCGAGCTCCACAGCCATACCACCACCACCGCTATCCATCCCCCCGAGGCCCGCCCTGCCTGCTCTCCTTCACCACCCGTGGGCATGAGGACCCCCCCGCAGCCCCCCCAGAGCCAGCCCTTGGATGACAGGACTGAGCAGGCTCTGGGAAGCTCTGTGCTGGAGACCCCCGATGCGTCTCCCAccaggctggaggtggaggctTCTCCCATGGAGAGCAGCCCCAGGAGAGGGCCCTCGGGGCGGGCACACCGGGGCTATGCCGCTGCCTCCcactcccccagccccagggagaggaagagaggcaggtcGCGGAGGAGAGGGAACAATCGCTCCCCCAGTCCTGCTTCCAGCGGCTCAGAGTCCAACTACTCTGAGGAGTCTAGATCACGTTCCCCCCCTAAAAAGAG gTACCGCCCTCGTCACTCCGAGAgcagctccagctcctcctcctgctcctcctcacgcTCCTCGGCCTCCCGCTCTCCCCCCAGGAAAAGGAGGcactcctactcctcctctcgTTCTGGCTCCTGGAGCCGCTCGCGCTCCCCGCCTTGGGGCAGGCAGAGCCGACCTCACAG CCCCTCTTACAGACCAGGCTACAGGCATACCTCCGCAGAGAATAGCGAAGAGGTGAAGAGGAAGAAGCAGAAGGCGATT gaggaacgAAGGGTTGTGTACGTGGGCCGCATCCAAGGAACCATGACCaggaaggagctgaaggagcgCTTCTGTCTgtatggagagatagaggagtgCACACTACACTTCAGAGACCACGG tGATAACTATGGGTTTGTGACTTACTACGACACAAAGGATGCCTTCACGGCCATTGAAAATGGGGGCAAGCTACGCAAACCCAACGAGCTGCCCTTTGACCTGTGCTTCGGAGGCCGCAGGCAGTTTTGCAGAACGAGCTATGCTGACCTTG ATTCGAATCGAGAGTATGAACCTCTGCCTGTGAAGGGCAAGTGTGATGCACTAGACTTTGACACTTTACTGAAGCAAGCCCAGAAGAGTCTGAAGAGGTAA